GGGCCAAAGTCAAGGGCGATTTCATAGGCCTTGTGCAGAGCATCCCGAATCAGGTCGCGCACCGCCGTCAGTGGCTTCCCGCGAAGAGTATCGGAGCGCCTCATGATATTGCTGATTTCATTTTCTATCCTCAGGAGCTCGGCCAGCTTGTCGGAAAGTCTGCCTTCGGCCGGTTTGCCATCTCGCTGAAAGACCATCTGTACACCTCCTCTCTGCTTCATCTGCTAGAGTAATTTTACCCCACAATTTGGATTAAGCAAACCCGGGCCATGTAAAAAATATGGAGTTATTGATTAGTGGGGATGGTTGGGGGCATATATGTATTGCCGGGAAAGATGAAAGCCATCGAATTGAGCTTAACTGGTTACGATATGAATTTGGCGAGGCAAACTGCCTCACATCCTTACGCCTCAGGTGGAACCGCTCGGCGCACAGCTCTTATCAGAAGACGCGGTACTGAAGAGAGACAGAACTCGCTTGAGTATACCCTTCCCGCACTCCGGGCACTTGACGTCGCGCTCGCCCTCGGCAATGCCGCGGCGTAGCTCCAGTTTCCGGCCGCACTCCGGGCATTCGTATTCATAGAGCGGCATTCCTTCCCTCGTCACCGGCCTTTTTGTCCTCGGGTTCCTCCACGGGACCCCAGTTGAACGGCGCTCAGCCAAACTGAGGTCTTTCGGTGCCACAGCCATCAGCGTTTGTGCCGCCTTTGCCTGACAGGCTGGCCGCGGAAACGATATACAGTCCAACCAGTACGCCAATCAGCGCCCCTATCCCCAGGTTCGAGGCAATGGCGGCACCGTCACCCTGACTGTACAGGTAGCTCAATACAATGCCAATAGCCCCGCCGATTAACGCCCCCACGATGTATCTTGACTTCATTAGCTCTCCTCAATAGGCCATTCTATTAT
The sequence above is drawn from the Chloroflexota bacterium genome and encodes:
- a CDS encoding zinc ribbon domain-containing protein, with product MPLYEYECPECGRKLELRRGIAEGERDVKCPECGKGILKRVLSLFSTASSDKSCAPSGST